In Curtobacterium sp. L6-1, a genomic segment contains:
- a CDS encoding DUF3046 domain-containing protein — protein sequence MRVSEFWRAVDQVFGDAYGSVVARDVVLEQLGGRSAADALAAGIDARTVWDALCDSQDVPLERRHGKGLQDPKD from the coding sequence ATGCGCGTGAGTGAGTTCTGGCGAGCCGTCGATCAGGTGTTCGGGGACGCCTACGGCTCGGTCGTGGCGCGGGACGTCGTGCTCGAGCAGCTCGGAGGCCGGTCCGCCGCCGACGCGTTGGCCGCGGGCATCGACGCCCGGACGGTGTGGGACGCACTGTGCGACTCGCAGGACGTCCCGCTCGAGCGGCGGCACGGCAAGGGGCTGCAGGACCCGAAGGACTGA
- a CDS encoding helix-turn-helix domain-containing protein: MVLVRQEIGDVLRDFRLQKGRTLRQVASKASVALGYLSEVERGQKEASSEILASVADALDTPISTIMREVGDRLAVVEGLTRVPDTLPDELVAEFDNDLAVR; encoded by the coding sequence ATGGTTCTCGTTCGTCAGGAAATCGGCGATGTGCTGCGGGACTTCCGCTTGCAGAAGGGCCGGACCCTCCGTCAGGTCGCGTCCAAGGCCAGCGTGGCCCTCGGGTACCTCAGCGAGGTCGAGCGTGGTCAGAAAGAGGCCAGCTCGGAGATCCTCGCCTCGGTGGCGGATGCACTCGACACCCCCATCTCGACGATCATGCGCGAAGTGGGCGACCGCCTCGCAGTGGTCGAGGGTCTGACCCGCGTCCCGGACACGCTCCCGGACGAGCTCGTCGCCGAGTTCGACAACGACCTCGCGGTGCGCTGA
- a CDS encoding CinA family protein, whose amino-acid sequence MTDAGPAAALVAALAERGETVAVAESLTGGLVVAELVGVPGASAVVRGGVVAYATPVKATVLGVDADLLAAHGAVDPEVARQMAAGVRIALAVDGVHATWGISTTGVAGPDPQDGKAVGTVFVGIADAAGAEAVELHLDGDRAAIRSAVVSELLTRLRSRLQSTE is encoded by the coding sequence GTGACCGACGCGGGACCCGCTGCCGCCCTGGTCGCGGCGCTGGCCGAGCGCGGGGAGACCGTCGCGGTCGCCGAGTCGCTGACCGGTGGGCTCGTCGTCGCGGAGCTCGTCGGGGTCCCCGGCGCCAGCGCGGTCGTGCGCGGCGGCGTGGTCGCCTACGCCACCCCGGTGAAGGCGACGGTGCTCGGCGTCGACGCCGACCTGCTCGCCGCCCACGGTGCCGTCGACCCCGAGGTCGCCCGGCAGATGGCCGCCGGTGTCCGGATCGCGCTGGCCGTCGACGGGGTACACGCGACGTGGGGGATCAGCACCACGGGCGTCGCCGGGCCGGACCCACAGGACGGCAAGGCCGTCGGGACCGTGTTCGTCGGGATCGCCGACGCGGCGGGCGCGGAGGCCGTGGAACTGCACCTGGACGGCGACCGCGCGGCAATCCGTTCGGCGGTCGTCTCCGAACTCCTGACACGACTGCGATCCAGGCTCCAGAGCACGGAATAG
- the pgsA gene encoding CDP-diacylglycerol--glycerol-3-phosphate 3-phosphatidyltransferase: MTASDGTTNRFPWRGRLLRKGPGPASTANVANIITVVRILMAPLFFALLLADAGADGPVRIWAAVLFVVAIVTDSADGMIARRQDLVTDFGKLVDPIADKVLIGGALVALSILNELPWYVTVLIMLREIGITVFRFAVLSDRVIPASRGGKIKTVLQAVALTLALFPWWHLVGDLAHWVNGIFMTAAVVATVASGIDYLVQAWKHNRTTA, translated from the coding sequence ATGACCGCCTCCGACGGCACGACCAACCGGTTCCCCTGGCGCGGCCGGCTCCTCCGCAAGGGGCCCGGCCCGGCGTCGACCGCGAACGTTGCCAACATCATCACCGTGGTGCGCATCCTCATGGCGCCGCTGTTCTTCGCCCTGCTGCTGGCCGACGCCGGCGCGGACGGCCCCGTGCGCATCTGGGCCGCCGTGCTCTTCGTCGTGGCGATCGTCACCGACAGCGCCGACGGCATGATCGCCCGGCGCCAGGACCTGGTGACGGACTTCGGCAAGCTCGTCGACCCGATCGCCGACAAGGTCCTGATCGGCGGCGCGCTCGTCGCCCTCTCGATCCTGAACGAGCTGCCCTGGTACGTGACGGTGCTCATCATGCTCCGCGAGATCGGCATCACGGTGTTCCGGTTCGCGGTGCTGTCCGACCGGGTGATCCCGGCCAGCCGCGGCGGCAAGATCAAGACCGTGCTGCAGGCCGTCGCGCTCACCCTCGCGCTCTTCCCGTGGTGGCACCTCGTCGGAGACCTCGCGCACTGGGTGAACGGCATCTTCATGACCGCAGCGGTCGTCGCCACCGTCGCGAGCGGGATCGACTACCTCGTGCAGGCGTGGAAGCACAACCGGACCACGGCGTGA
- a CDS encoding FtsK/SpoIIIE family DNA translocase, translating into MAGGTKSTTRSRASSSSTRGGGSRGSSRTQATTKKLPQAAPTPVFREQNPLVTAWTGMAHGVGAGFRLLGKESLEKDQRRDGFPFLLFVLAVAGGVVEWLNPTNPVSIALDAYTFGGLFGRLAFALPVIMVVFAGWLFRHPASVHDNTRIGIGLGLLLVSIASLCHVFGGQPSAADGMPALAAAGGVLGWVVIGWLVAVATAWVAVPVAVVLLALSLFIITKTPPNKLGRRLHELYAYLFGAPGPVDEAPTDDTAPAPATKPTRKRGAKGQSQDFPLFEDLGFDEDGAPAEGADEHLPWWRRNKSGREEDPAYDSPVLPESQTGAAPAATPAAPAARGAAAGLRDLTPAEPVSVNLNDSTEQDVADDLDRAEQALRDFGSPAPAAPTEAFRPDRDVAAAVATGLPAAPAPATVPVVSAESDLGDVGVDDEPEGLPPVATEEDPAHPYRLPAATTLSPGTPSVARSQANDEIVAAITGVLTEFKVDAKVTGFSRGPTVTRYEIELGPGVKVERVTALSKNLSYAVASNEVRILSPIPGKSAIGVEIPNTDREIVSLGDVLRSSAATKSKHPMTIGVGKDVEGGFVVANLAKMPHLLVAGSTGSGKSVFINSMITSLLMRAKPSEVRMVLVDPKRVELSIYAGVPHLITPIITNPKKAAEALQWVVKEMDMRYDDLASFGFRHVDDFNKAVQNEEIVLPAGSERKLKPYPYLLVVVDELADLMLVAPRDVEESIVRITQLARAAGIHLVLATQRPSVDVITGLIKANVPSRIAFAVTSVTDSRVILDQPGADKLIGQGDGLFLPMGSSKAVRVQGAWVQESEVAEVVQHVTRQAQPEYRQDVAAVVERKEIDADIGDDLELLLAAVEQVVSTQFGSTSMLQRKLRVGFAKAGRLMDLMESRDIVGPSEGSKARDVLVTGDQLPAVLAKLRGEEPPAPAAPAAAAPAVAGPPAEGSDDRYGDDPVAGMTRGYDEVEGDTDEDAWGLTGRE; encoded by the coding sequence ATGGCCGGAGGCACCAAGTCGACCACGCGCTCGCGCGCGTCCTCGTCGTCGACCCGTGGAGGCGGGTCGCGCGGTTCGTCGCGCACCCAGGCCACGACGAAGAAGCTGCCACAGGCGGCACCCACGCCCGTGTTCCGCGAGCAGAACCCGCTCGTGACCGCGTGGACGGGCATGGCGCACGGCGTCGGTGCGGGCTTCCGCCTGCTCGGCAAGGAGTCGCTCGAGAAGGACCAGCGGCGTGACGGGTTCCCGTTCCTGCTGTTCGTCCTGGCGGTCGCTGGCGGGGTCGTGGAGTGGCTGAACCCGACCAACCCGGTCTCGATCGCCCTCGACGCGTACACGTTCGGCGGGCTCTTCGGACGGCTGGCGTTCGCGCTCCCGGTGATCATGGTCGTCTTCGCCGGGTGGCTGTTCCGCCACCCGGCCTCGGTGCACGACAACACCCGGATCGGCATCGGGCTCGGGCTGCTGCTCGTCTCGATCGCGTCGCTCTGCCACGTCTTCGGCGGGCAGCCGAGCGCCGCGGACGGCATGCCTGCGCTGGCGGCCGCCGGTGGGGTGCTCGGCTGGGTCGTCATCGGCTGGCTCGTCGCCGTCGCCACCGCGTGGGTCGCCGTCCCGGTCGCGGTCGTGCTGCTGGCGCTCTCGCTCTTCATCATCACGAAGACGCCGCCGAACAAGCTCGGACGCCGGCTGCACGAGCTCTACGCGTACCTGTTCGGCGCCCCCGGGCCCGTCGACGAGGCCCCGACCGACGACACCGCTCCGGCCCCGGCGACGAAGCCGACCCGCAAGCGCGGAGCGAAGGGCCAGTCGCAGGACTTCCCGCTGTTCGAGGACCTCGGGTTCGACGAGGACGGCGCTCCCGCCGAGGGCGCGGACGAGCACCTGCCGTGGTGGCGCCGGAACAAGTCCGGCCGCGAGGAGGACCCCGCATACGACAGCCCCGTCCTCCCGGAGAGCCAGACCGGGGCCGCGCCCGCCGCTACGCCCGCTGCCCCGGCCGCTCGCGGTGCCGCCGCCGGGCTGCGCGACCTGACGCCGGCCGAGCCGGTCTCGGTCAACCTCAACGACTCGACCGAGCAGGACGTCGCCGACGACCTCGACCGGGCCGAGCAGGCGCTGCGTGACTTCGGGTCGCCGGCGCCCGCGGCGCCCACCGAGGCGTTCCGTCCGGACCGCGACGTCGCCGCGGCGGTCGCCACGGGCCTCCCGGCCGCACCCGCGCCGGCCACCGTGCCCGTCGTGTCGGCGGAGTCCGACCTGGGTGACGTCGGCGTGGACGACGAGCCCGAGGGCCTGCCGCCGGTCGCGACCGAGGAGGACCCGGCCCACCCGTACCGGCTGCCCGCGGCGACCACGCTGAGCCCCGGTACGCCCTCGGTGGCACGGAGCCAGGCCAACGACGAGATCGTCGCCGCGATCACGGGTGTCCTCACCGAGTTCAAGGTCGACGCCAAGGTCACCGGCTTCTCGCGCGGCCCGACGGTCACCCGGTACGAGATCGAGCTCGGCCCGGGCGTCAAGGTCGAACGCGTCACCGCACTGTCGAAGAACCTGTCCTACGCGGTGGCGTCGAACGAGGTCCGGATCCTCTCGCCGATCCCGGGCAAGAGCGCCATCGGCGTCGAGATCCCGAACACCGACCGCGAGATCGTGTCCCTCGGCGACGTACTGCGCTCGAGCGCGGCGACCAAGTCGAAGCACCCAATGACGATCGGCGTCGGCAAGGACGTCGAAGGCGGGTTCGTCGTCGCGAACCTGGCGAAGATGCCGCACCTGCTCGTGGCCGGGTCCACCGGTTCGGGCAAGTCGGTGTTCATCAACTCGATGATCACGTCGCTGCTCATGCGCGCGAAGCCGTCCGAGGTCCGCATGGTCCTCGTCGACCCGAAGCGCGTCGAGCTGTCCATCTACGCCGGGGTCCCGCACCTCATCACACCCATCATCACGAACCCGAAGAAGGCGGCCGAGGCGCTGCAGTGGGTCGTGAAGGAGATGGACATGCGGTACGACGACCTGGCGTCCTTCGGGTTCCGCCACGTCGACGACTTCAACAAGGCCGTGCAGAACGAGGAGATCGTGCTGCCGGCGGGCAGTGAGCGGAAGCTCAAGCCCTACCCGTACCTGCTCGTCGTCGTCGACGAGCTGGCGGACCTCATGCTCGTCGCCCCCCGCGACGTCGAGGAGTCCATCGTCCGCATCACCCAGCTCGCCCGTGCCGCCGGCATCCACCTCGTGCTCGCGACGCAGCGGCCGTCCGTCGACGTCATCACCGGGCTCATCAAGGCCAACGTGCCGTCGCGGATCGCGTTCGCCGTGACGAGCGTCACCGACTCGCGGGTCATCCTCGACCAGCCGGGTGCCGACAAGCTCATCGGTCAGGGCGACGGACTGTTCCTGCCGATGGGGTCCTCGAAGGCGGTCCGCGTGCAGGGCGCCTGGGTGCAGGAGAGCGAGGTCGCCGAGGTCGTCCAGCACGTCACCCGGCAGGCGCAGCCCGAGTACCGCCAGGACGTCGCCGCGGTCGTCGAGCGCAAGGAGATCGACGCCGACATCGGCGACGACCTCGAGCTGCTCCTCGCGGCGGTCGAGCAGGTCGTGTCGACGCAGTTCGGCTCGACGTCGATGCTGCAGCGCAAGCTCCGCGTCGGCTTCGCCAAGGCCGGCCGGCTCATGGACCTCATGGAGTCCCGCGACATCGTCGGGCCGTCCGAGGGGTCGAAGGCCCGCGATGTGCTCGTGACCGGCGACCAGCTGCCCGCGGTGCTCGCGAAGCTGCGGGGCGAGGAACCGCCCGCCCCGGCTGCCCCGGCCGCAGCGGCACCCGCCGTGGCCGGTCCGCCGGCCGAGGGCTCCGACGACCGGTACGGGGACGACCCGGTCGCCGGCATGACGCGTGGGTACGATGAGGTGGAAGGCGACACCGACGAGGACGCCTGGGGCCTGACGGGCAGGGAGTGA
- a CDS encoding ribonuclease J, which translates to MPTQISTPQPLEPGTLRVIPVGGLGEIGRNMTVYEFEGKLLVVDAGVLFPEEHQPGVDLILPDFTPIRDRLDDVLGVVLTHGHEDHIGAVPYLLKLRGDIPLIGSTLTLALVEAKLKEHRIKPYTLNVQEDQTEQIGPFHLEFVAVNHSIPDALAVAITTPAGRVLHTGDFKMDQLPLDDRITDLRAFARLGEQGVDLFLPDSTNADVPGFTAPERDIGPVLENIITRARKKVVVASFSSHVHRVQQVLDAAAAANRKVAFMGRSMIRNMTIAAELGYLRVPENVLIDTKKAKNVPDDQIVYMSTGSQGEPMAVLARMANLEHQIEIGEGDTVILASSLIPGNENAVYRVIDGLTKLGAKVVHKGNAKVHVSGHASAGELLYCYNILRPRNVMPVHGEHRHLFANADLAIQTGVPPRNVILGEDGTVVDLKDGQVTVAGQLDIAYVYVDGSTVGEITDADLKDRRVLSEEGFITVFCAVDFTTGQCVIGPEIQSRGFAEDDSVFDEVRPQIAKALADAAGNGTRDAHAFSQVVRRTVGRWVNTKHRRRPMIVPVVIEA; encoded by the coding sequence ATGCCCACACAGATCTCCACACCGCAGCCGCTCGAACCCGGAACCCTCCGAGTCATCCCCGTCGGGGGACTCGGCGAGATCGGTCGCAACATGACCGTCTACGAGTTCGAGGGCAAGCTCCTCGTCGTCGACGCCGGCGTGCTCTTCCCCGAGGAGCACCAGCCCGGGGTCGACCTGATCCTGCCGGACTTCACACCGATCCGGGACCGCCTCGACGACGTCCTCGGGGTCGTGCTCACGCACGGTCACGAGGACCACATCGGCGCCGTCCCGTACCTGCTCAAGCTCCGCGGTGACATCCCGCTGATCGGCTCCACGCTGACCCTCGCGCTCGTCGAGGCGAAGCTCAAGGAACACCGGATCAAGCCCTACACGCTGAACGTGCAGGAGGACCAGACCGAGCAGATCGGTCCGTTCCACCTCGAGTTCGTCGCGGTGAACCACTCGATCCCGGACGCCCTCGCCGTCGCGATCACGACCCCGGCCGGCCGCGTGCTGCACACGGGCGACTTCAAGATGGACCAGCTGCCGCTCGACGACCGGATCACGGACCTCCGTGCGTTCGCCCGTCTCGGCGAGCAGGGCGTCGACCTGTTCCTGCCGGACTCCACGAACGCCGACGTCCCGGGCTTCACCGCCCCGGAGCGTGACATCGGCCCCGTGCTCGAGAACATCATCACGCGCGCCCGCAAGAAGGTCGTCGTCGCGAGCTTCTCGTCGCACGTGCACCGTGTCCAGCAGGTCCTCGACGCCGCCGCCGCCGCGAACCGCAAGGTCGCGTTCATGGGCCGCTCGATGATCCGCAACATGACGATCGCCGCCGAGCTCGGGTACCTGCGGGTGCCGGAGAACGTGCTCATCGACACGAAGAAGGCGAAGAACGTCCCCGACGACCAGATCGTCTACATGTCGACGGGGTCCCAGGGCGAGCCGATGGCCGTGCTCGCGCGCATGGCGAACCTCGAGCACCAGATCGAGATCGGCGAGGGCGACACCGTCATCCTCGCCTCGTCGCTCATCCCGGGCAACGAGAACGCCGTCTACCGGGTGATCGACGGGCTGACGAAGCTCGGCGCCAAGGTCGTGCACAAGGGCAACGCCAAGGTGCACGTCTCCGGGCACGCCTCGGCCGGCGAACTGCTCTACTGCTACAACATCCTGCGGCCGCGCAACGTCATGCCCGTGCACGGCGAGCACCGCCACCTGTTCGCGAACGCCGACCTGGCGATCCAGACGGGTGTGCCGCCGCGCAACGTCATCCTGGGCGAGGACGGCACGGTCGTCGACCTCAAGGACGGCCAGGTCACGGTCGCCGGACAGCTCGACATCGCGTACGTCTACGTCGACGGCTCCACGGTCGGCGAGATCACCGACGCCGACCTCAAGGACCGCCGGGTGCTGTCCGAGGAGGGCTTCATCACGGTGTTCTGCGCGGTGGACTTCACCACCGGCCAGTGCGTCATCGGTCCGGAGATCCAGTCGCGCGGTTTCGCCGAGGACGACTCCGTCTTCGACGAGGTCCGACCGCAGATCGCGAAGGCCCTCGCCGACGCCGCGGGCAACGGCACGCGGGACGCGCACGCGTTCAGCCAGGTCGTCCGCCGCACGGTCGGCCGCTGGGTCAACACGAAGCACCGTCGCCGTCCGATGATCGTCCCGGTGGTCATCGAGGCGTAG
- the dapA gene encoding 4-hydroxy-tetrahydrodipicolinate synthase has product MSTRENPFGQVLVALVTPFTADGEVDWPGVEQHIDDCITAGADGIVVTGTTGETSTLTDPEKLRLVEVGKSVAAGRAKIITGGGSNETAHAMQLYKQSERAGADGVMIVTPYYNKPTQAGVLTHFRMIADATDLPVILYDIPGRTGIPITYETIVRASKHPNILAVKDAKGDFAEVSRVLNNTDLMYFSGDDTNVLPHLSIGATGLIGVTANITSAPYRTIIDAVNRGDLTTATAEHKRLEPLVRAIMTHVPGTVAAKYVLHGLGRIGSPRVRLPLVGPEDSEAYAIETSLEAVRDVPGADFSNFRPDRNAAAGGALPKVPGTTR; this is encoded by the coding sequence GTGTCCACGCGTGAGAATCCCTTCGGCCAGGTCCTCGTCGCGCTCGTGACCCCGTTCACCGCCGACGGCGAGGTGGACTGGCCGGGCGTCGAGCAGCACATCGACGACTGCATCACGGCCGGGGCCGACGGCATCGTCGTGACCGGCACCACCGGTGAGACGAGCACCCTCACCGACCCGGAGAAGCTCCGCCTGGTCGAGGTCGGCAAGTCCGTCGCCGCGGGCCGCGCGAAGATCATCACCGGCGGCGGCTCGAACGAGACCGCGCACGCCATGCAGCTGTACAAGCAGAGCGAGCGCGCCGGGGCCGACGGCGTCATGATCGTCACCCCGTACTACAACAAGCCGACCCAGGCCGGCGTCCTCACCCACTTCCGGATGATCGCCGACGCCACCGACCTGCCGGTCATCCTGTACGACATCCCCGGCCGCACGGGCATCCCGATCACGTACGAGACGATCGTGCGCGCCTCGAAGCACCCGAACATCCTCGCGGTGAAGGACGCCAAGGGCGACTTCGCCGAGGTGTCCCGCGTGCTCAACAACACCGACCTGATGTACTTCTCCGGCGACGACACGAACGTGCTCCCGCACCTGTCGATCGGTGCGACGGGGCTGATCGGCGTGACCGCGAACATCACCAGCGCGCCGTACCGCACCATCATCGACGCCGTGAACCGCGGCGACCTGACGACCGCGACCGCCGAGCACAAGCGCCTCGAGCCCCTCGTCCGCGCGATCATGACCCACGTCCCCGGCACCGTCGCCGCGAAGTACGTGCTGCACGGGCTCGGCCGCATCGGCAGCCCGCGCGTCCGGTTGCCCCTCGTCGGACCCGAGGACTCCGAGGCGTACGCGATCGAGACCTCGCTCGAGGCCGTCCGGGACGTCCCGGGCGCCGACTTCTCCAACTTCCGCCCCGACCGCAACGCCGCGGCCGGTGGCGCACTACCGAAGGTGCCAGGCACCACCCGCTAG
- a CDS encoding dihydrofolate reductase, with product MTPDGGEVGVGMVWARSTSGVIGADGGIPWHVPEDLAHFRAVTGSATVVMGRRTWESLPERFRPLPGRRNVVLTRAADWSAEGAEVVHDLAAALDTDGPVWVIGGGAVYRDALAAANRVSETIVDLEVDGDTHAPALDDAWELVDDGPWQESRTGARYRFLEWRRRR from the coding sequence ATGACCCCGGACGGCGGCGAGGTCGGCGTCGGCATGGTCTGGGCGCGCTCGACCTCCGGCGTGATCGGGGCCGACGGCGGCATCCCCTGGCACGTGCCCGAGGACCTCGCGCACTTCCGTGCCGTCACCGGGAGCGCCACCGTCGTGATGGGCCGCCGCACCTGGGAGTCGCTGCCGGAGCGCTTCCGCCCGCTGCCCGGGCGTCGGAACGTCGTCCTCACCCGTGCCGCGGACTGGTCTGCCGAGGGCGCGGAGGTCGTGCACGACCTCGCGGCCGCCCTCGACACCGACGGGCCGGTCTGGGTCATCGGCGGGGGAGCGGTCTACCGGGACGCGCTCGCCGCCGCCAACCGGGTGTCCGAGACGATCGTCGACCTCGAGGTGGACGGGGACACCCACGCCCCCGCGCTCGACGACGCGTGGGAGCTCGTCGACGACGGACCCTGGCAGGAGTCCCGCACCGGCGCGCGGTACCGCTTCCTGGAGTGGCGCCGCCGCCGCTGA
- a CDS encoding thymidylate synthase — protein sequence MTEIPTPYEDLLRRVLEEGSPKGDRTGTGTRSLFGAQLRYDLAQGFPLVTTKRVHMKSIAYELLWFLRGDGNATWLQEHGVRIWNEWAAEDGDLGPVYGVQWRSWPTPSGEHVDQIAQVIEQIRTNPDSRRLVVSAWNVADIPSMALAPCHAFFQFYVNDGKLSCQLYQRSADMFLGVPFNIASYALLTHMVAAQTGLEVGDFIWTGGDCHVYDNHVEQVQEQLSRQPFPLPTLELAPRDSIDDYEYEDITVVGYEHHPAISGKVAV from the coding sequence GTGACCGAGATCCCCACGCCGTACGAAGACCTGCTGCGCCGAGTGCTCGAGGAGGGCTCGCCGAAGGGCGACCGGACCGGGACGGGGACCCGCAGCCTGTTCGGCGCCCAGCTGCGCTACGACCTCGCGCAGGGGTTCCCGCTCGTCACCACGAAGCGCGTGCACATGAAGTCGATCGCGTACGAGCTGCTCTGGTTCCTCCGCGGCGACGGCAACGCGACCTGGCTGCAGGAGCACGGCGTCAGGATCTGGAACGAGTGGGCGGCCGAGGACGGCGACCTCGGCCCGGTCTACGGCGTGCAGTGGCGCTCCTGGCCGACCCCGTCCGGCGAGCACGTCGACCAGATCGCCCAGGTGATCGAGCAGATCCGGACGAACCCGGACTCGCGGCGGCTCGTCGTCTCGGCCTGGAATGTGGCGGACATCCCGAGCATGGCGCTCGCCCCCTGCCACGCGTTCTTCCAGTTCTACGTCAACGACGGCAAGCTCTCGTGCCAGCTGTACCAGCGGAGCGCGGACATGTTCCTCGGTGTGCCGTTCAACATCGCCTCGTACGCGCTGCTGACGCACATGGTGGCGGCGCAGACCGGACTCGAGGTCGGCGACTTCATCTGGACCGGCGGTGACTGCCACGTCTACGACAACCACGTCGAGCAGGTGCAGGAGCAGCTGTCCCGGCAGCCGTTCCCCCTGCCGACGCTTGAGCTCGCCCCGCGCGACTCGATCGACGACTACGAGTACGAGGACATCACCGTCGTCGGGTACGAGCACCACCCGGCGATCTCGGGCAAGGTCGCCGTCTGA
- a CDS encoding TIGR01777 family oxidoreductase codes for MTQQPLSVLVAGASGFIGTPLVRALREAGHHVTTLVRREPRTPTEFRWAPGERPLDPAVLDGADVVVNLAGANLGKLPWTDAYRREILSSRVDATTTLVDAMRAAATPPRVFLSGSASGVYGDRPVDVLEDDAAPGTGFLAEVCTAWEAAARRAPEGVRVVLLRTGIVVGQGGGALAPLVPLTKAGVGSRLGTGGQWWPWIALEDEVGAIVHLATADDVEGPVNLAGPEPAVAERITKRVAHDLHRPYLFRVPAFALRTLLREAADQMLLSNQRLVPTKLLGSGYTFRYTRAEDAVDAAF; via the coding sequence ATGACGCAACAGCCGCTCTCGGTCCTGGTGGCCGGCGCTTCCGGTTTCATCGGCACGCCCCTGGTCCGCGCTCTGCGCGAGGCGGGGCACCACGTGACCACGCTCGTCCGTCGCGAACCGAGGACGCCGACCGAGTTCCGCTGGGCGCCCGGGGAACGTCCCCTCGACCCGGCCGTGCTCGACGGTGCCGACGTCGTCGTGAACCTCGCCGGCGCGAACCTCGGCAAGCTGCCCTGGACGGACGCGTACCGCCGCGAGATCCTGTCCTCCCGTGTCGACGCGACCACCACGCTCGTCGACGCGATGCGCGCTGCGGCCACCCCGCCGCGCGTGTTCCTGTCCGGGTCCGCGTCCGGCGTGTACGGCGACCGGCCGGTCGACGTGCTCGAGGACGACGCCGCACCGGGCACCGGCTTCCTCGCCGAGGTCTGCACCGCGTGGGAGGCGGCGGCCCGCCGGGCACCCGAGGGCGTCCGCGTCGTGCTGCTGCGCACCGGGATCGTGGTCGGGCAGGGCGGCGGCGCGCTCGCGCCCCTCGTCCCGCTCACCAAGGCCGGCGTCGGCAGCCGACTCGGGACGGGCGGTCAGTGGTGGCCGTGGATCGCCCTCGAGGACGAGGTCGGCGCGATCGTGCACCTCGCCACCGCCGACGACGTCGAGGGACCCGTCAACCTGGCCGGCCCGGAGCCCGCCGTCGCCGAGCGCATCACGAAGCGCGTGGCCCACGACCTGCACCGGCCGTACCTGTTCCGGGTGCCGGCGTTCGCGCTCCGCACGCTGCTCCGCGAGGCGGCGGACCAGATGCTCCTGTCGAACCAGCGCCTGGTCCCGACGAAGCTGCTCGGGTCGGGCTACACGTTCCGGTACACGCGCGCCGAGGACGCCGTCGACGCCGCGTTCTGA
- a CDS encoding tetratricopeptide repeat protein has product MRGLRSPLWGVLLMTVLLAVYIVLVGQRAVAFLATGLAVGIGIGVALLVVAAVGAVLLVLEFRFGLRITRLGARLEREGGAPDDVVPVRPSGRPDRSAADELFPRYRAAVEAAPGDWRAWYRLGVVYDAAGDRKRARAAMRTALTHAR; this is encoded by the coding sequence GTGCGCGGACTGCGGTCCCCGCTCTGGGGCGTCCTGCTCATGACCGTCCTGCTGGCCGTGTACATCGTGCTGGTGGGGCAGCGGGCGGTGGCGTTCCTCGCGACCGGACTCGCGGTCGGCATCGGCATCGGGGTCGCGCTGCTCGTCGTCGCGGCCGTCGGCGCGGTGCTGCTCGTGCTCGAGTTCCGGTTCGGGCTGCGCATCACCCGGCTCGGCGCCCGTCTGGAGCGCGAGGGCGGTGCGCCGGACGACGTCGTCCCGGTGCGTCCCTCGGGGCGACCGGACCGGAGCGCCGCCGACGAGCTCTTCCCGCGCTACCGGGCGGCGGTCGAGGCGGCGCCGGGGGACTGGCGCGCCTGGTACCGGCTCGGTGTGGTCTACGACGCCGCGGGGGACCGGAAGCGGGCCCGAGCCGCCATGCGGACGGCGCTCACGCACGCCCGCTGA